Proteins encoded together in one Streptomyces capillispiralis window:
- a CDS encoding pyridoxamine 5'-phosphate oxidase family protein — protein MPAAGPPPPSDDAFWQERRICFLTTLRPDGTPHQVPVGVTYDPETRVARVISSAHSKKVRNVIAAGPGARVSISQVDGRRWCTLEGAAVVRDDAGSVTEAERRYAERYRPPRANPERVVIEVAVDRVMGTVKPSGW, from the coding sequence GTGCCCGCTGCCGGCCCGCCGCCCCCGTCCGACGACGCGTTCTGGCAGGAGCGCCGCATCTGCTTCCTCACCACCTTGCGCCCCGACGGCACGCCGCATCAGGTCCCGGTCGGTGTCACCTACGATCCCGAGACCCGGGTCGCGCGGGTGATCAGCAGCGCGCACAGCAAGAAGGTACGCAACGTCATCGCCGCCGGACCGGGCGCGCGCGTGTCCATCAGCCAGGTCGACGGCCGCCGCTGGTGCACCTTGGAGGGCGCGGCCGTCGTCCGCGACGACGCGGGGTCGGTCACCGAGGCCGAACGACGGTACGCCGAGCGCTACAGGCCTCCGCGGGCCAACCCCGAGCGTGTGGTCATCGAGGTCGCCGTCGACCGGGTCATGGGCACGGTGAAGCCTTCGGGCTGGTGA
- a CDS encoding Cys-Gln thioester bond-forming surface protein produces MERAQPEGNSVFALFSASAATGRRTTGRRTTGRRIAAAAATAGLLALGSLAGTGNAVADENDVHHQGGAVATLDGLKTFDKARLDVGGGTTKTIAAGLFEMSVEGSGLLQTYCIDIHNPTQDKATYLETPWAQTSLGANENAGKILWILQNSYPQVADLASLAQKSGSGQLTPETAAAGTQVAIWRFSDGAKVEAENAQAETLADWLEAQAQNLQEPKTSLTLEPNAVSGKSGSRLGPVTVRTDAGQVSVAASEDAAAAGVKVTGKDGQAVTSAADGTELYFDVPEGAADGSASLTVRATTKVPVGRAFASASKSQTQILAGSSDSTVTADATANWATKGAIPSVTAEKNCAKGGIDVTAGNEGDSPFTFELAGAEHTVGAGETKTVTVPVGEDEAYDFTVTGPNGFSERFQGVLDCKTQGTPAPENPGGGEETPSSNPSPAGGSSEDTTGGKGDLAETGSSSATPVIAGIAVVLVVAGGAAMLVLRKKKAAGGQ; encoded by the coding sequence ATGGAGAGAGCCCAGCCGGAGGGGAATTCTGTGTTTGCACTTTTCTCTGCGTCCGCCGCGACCGGGCGACGCACCACCGGCCGACGCACCACCGGCCGACGGATAGCCGCGGCGGCCGCCACGGCCGGACTGCTGGCCCTCGGCTCCCTCGCCGGTACGGGTAACGCCGTCGCCGACGAGAACGACGTTCACCACCAGGGCGGAGCGGTTGCCACCCTCGACGGGCTGAAGACGTTCGACAAGGCCCGCCTGGACGTCGGCGGCGGCACGACCAAGACCATCGCCGCCGGCCTGTTCGAGATGAGCGTCGAGGGCAGCGGCCTGCTGCAGACGTACTGCATCGACATCCACAACCCGACCCAGGACAAGGCGACGTACCTGGAGACCCCCTGGGCCCAGACCTCGCTCGGTGCCAACGAGAACGCCGGGAAGATCCTCTGGATCCTCCAGAACTCGTACCCGCAGGTCGCCGACCTGGCATCGCTCGCCCAGAAGTCGGGTTCCGGGCAGCTGACGCCCGAAACCGCCGCGGCCGGCACCCAGGTCGCCATCTGGCGCTTCTCCGACGGGGCGAAGGTCGAGGCCGAGAACGCACAGGCCGAGACGCTCGCCGACTGGCTCGAGGCCCAGGCCCAGAACCTCCAGGAGCCGAAGACCTCCCTGACGCTGGAGCCCAACGCGGTCTCCGGGAAGTCCGGCAGCAGGCTCGGCCCGGTGACCGTGCGCACCGACGCCGGCCAGGTCTCCGTCGCCGCTTCCGAGGATGCCGCGGCGGCCGGCGTCAAGGTGACCGGCAAGGACGGCCAGGCCGTCACGTCGGCCGCCGACGGCACCGAGCTGTACTTCGACGTACCCGAGGGTGCGGCCGACGGTTCGGCCTCGCTGACGGTCCGGGCGACCACCAAGGTTCCGGTCGGCCGTGCGTTCGCGAGCGCCAGCAAGAGCCAGACGCAGATCCTCGCGGGGTCCAGCGACTCCACGGTCACGGCCGACGCGACCGCCAACTGGGCCACCAAGGGCGCCATCCCGTCGGTCACGGCGGAGAAGAACTGCGCCAAGGGCGGCATCGACGTCACGGCGGGCAACGAGGGCGACAGCCCGTTCACCTTCGAGCTCGCGGGTGCCGAGCACACGGTCGGTGCCGGCGAGACCAAGACCGTGACGGTCCCGGTCGGCGAGGACGAGGCGTACGACTTCACCGTCACCGGCCCGAACGGCTTCTCCGAGCGTTTCCAGGGCGTCCTGGACTGCAAGACCCAGGGCACCCCGGCACCGGAGAACCCCGGTGGCGGCGAGGAGACCCCGTCCTCCAACCCCAGCCCGGCCGGCGGCTCCTCTGAGGACACCACCGGCGGCAAGGGTGACCTCGCGGAGACCGGCAGCTCCAGCGCGACGCCGGTGATCGCGGGCATCGCGGTGGTCCTGGTGGTCGCGGGCGGCGCGGCCATGCTCGTCCTGCGCAAGAAGAAGGCGGCCGGCGGTCAGTGA